In the Ignavibacteriales bacterium genome, CCTGTCCGGGTCGCTCTTCATTGTCTTATCGTACCTTCCCTTCGAATCGGCTACAACAGTCGAGGACATTATCTCCTCATAAGTTTTGTAAACCGTCTTGGGTTCGATACCGTGTTCGATGTTGTATTCTTCCTGTATAGTTCTCCTTCTTGCGGTTTCCCTTATCACCTTATCCATAGATTCTGTGACTTTATCCGCATACATAACTACCAGTCCGTTCACATTCCTTGCCGTTCTGCCCGCTGTCTGTAAAAGTGACTTCTCCGAACGGAGGAATCCTTCCTTATCCGCGTCGAGTATTGCTACCAGTGAAACTTCCGGCAGATCGAGTCCTTCTCTAAGCAAGTTAACGCCTACCAATACGTCGAAATCTCCCAGCCTTAGCCCTCTCAATATATCTACCCTGTCGAGCGTATCTACTTCCGAGTGCATGTACTTAACCTTTATTCCAATACCTAATAAATAATCGGTAAGGTCTTCGCTCATTCTTTTTGTAAGCGTGGTAACAAGAACCCTTTCTCCTCTCTCACTTCTCTGTCTTATCTCGTTGATCAGGTCGTCTATCTGGTTTTTGACGGGGCGAACCTGTATTTCCGGATCCAGTAGTCCCGTCGGGCGTATTATCTGTTCGACGATAACACCTTCCGTTTTATCCAGCTCATAGTTCCCCGGTGTCGCGCTCACGAATATCGCCTGCTTCACCATTCCTTCCCACTCCTCGAATGTCATCGGCCTGTTATCCAGTGCGGACGGCAGACGGAAACCGTGCTCGACGAGAGTCTTCTTTCTCATCCTGTCGCCGTTATACATTCCCCTTATCTGGGGAATGGTCACGTGCGATTCATCGACTACAAGCAGAAAATCCTCCGGGAAATAATCGAATAAACAAGCTGGTCTTGACCCCGGCGGACGTCCGTCCATGTGCCGTGAGTAGTTTTCTATTCCCGTGCAGTAACCAACTTCCTTTATCATTTCTATGTCGAAATTAGTCCTCTGCTCTATTCTTTGCGCTTCTATGAACTTCTCCTGCGATTGGAAATAGTTTATCCTCTCGGCTAATTCCATCTTTATGTCGCCTATCGCCCGGTCTACCTTTTCTTCATTTGTCACGAAATATTTTGCGGGGTACAGCACCACACTTTCGTCTCTTCCTATTACCTTACCATCGTCACGGTTTATATATGATATTTTTTCTATCTCGTCATCGAAAAGTTCTATTCGAATGCCCGTATCATTTTCGTAAGCCGGTATCACTTCTATCACATCCCCTCTCACCCTAAACGTACCGCGCGTGAATTCGTAATCATTTCTCACGTAATGAATATCTATGAGCTTGTTGAGGATTTTTTTGCGTGATATTCTCTGACCTTTTTTCAGGACCATCACCTGCTCGGCATACTCTTCGGGCGCTCCAATACCGTATATACAGCTCACGGAAGAGATTACTATTACATCTTTTCTGCCTTCCAGTATCGCGGCAGTCGCTTTGAGCCTGAGCCTGTCTATTTCTTCGTTTATAGAGAGATCTTTCGCAATGTATGTATCGCTGGAAGGTATGTACGCTTCCGGCTGGTAATAATCGTAATACGAAATGAAAAACTCGACCCTGTTATCGGGAAAGAACCTTTTAAATTCGCCATAGAGCTGAGCCGCGAGCGTTTTATTGTGAGACATCACAAGAACAGGCTTGCCGACGTTCTCTATTACATTAGAAATGGAAAAGGTCTTACCCGATCCCGTAACACCGAGAAAGGTCTGATACCTGTCCCCTCTTTCTACACCTTCTGTAAGTTCTTTTATAGCTCGTGGCTGGTCACCGGTAGGTTTGTATTTTGATACTAATTTATATTTCATCGATAATCTAAACCCTGAAAATGTATATAAAATTCAAGTTAAGTTCTGAAATTTACAAATTCATTCCAGAAATAAAGGACAACCGCAATAATCAAATTTAGGGGATTTTTTCCAGATACAGGCGGGAAACGTTCAATTCCGGCTCGATTTCTAAAGCTTTTTCAAAATCTTTCCTGGCATTTTCCATATCATTGAATTTATAATAGCACTCCCCTCTTATCTCATAAGCATACGGATCGTTAGGGAAATTTTCTATGAATAATGTGAAAAACTCCAGCGCTTGCGGGTACGCTTTCTTGATCATGAACCTTTTGCCTATCTCTTCTGAGGAGGTCGCGATGTTGGTTTTACCAAGACCTTTGAAAAAGTAGTCGCGCGCTTTTTCATATTCACCTGCTTCCAGGTAAAGCTGAGCAATGATAAGGTTTACCAGAGAAGCGTTCACGTTCGTAAATTTTTTCTCGTATTTATTAATGCCATCCTCCATTGCAGATGGTGTGGCCGTCAGATTCTTAAGCAGAAGCGCTTCGCTCATTATATCACTGTTGAAGATCTTTGAGAACTTATCGATCTTCTCTTCTATCTTGTTTGAAAATCTGAATACTTTTCTTATTTCATCGGGATATTCCTCGTATGCTTTGATATAGTTCTTAAAAAAATAAACCGGTCCCATCTTAATTGATTCGATCAAAGCCTTCCTGCCGTCTGTGTTTTCTATTATGTATGCCATCTGCGTTCCCATAGTATAAAAAGGTCCGACTCCTTCAAAACCAAGTCTTATCAGGCTGTCGGTCTGCTCCAGGTTACCCTGGTTATATAAACTGTTAAACGTTGTATTAAATATTTTAAAGTCCTTTTCCAGCAGATCGGAAGGACGGTTTTGAGTTCCGATCGGTCCGACATAGTTTGAAGTTCCTACCCGCGTAACGTCACGGATCAGTTTCATGAATTTCAGATCCTGCCCGCTTAGCAGAAATTCGTAAACCGGGATCTGTATGTTGTCTTCAGCAAGTGAATAAAACTCGTGGATCAGGTAACTTACTATGTAATTATATTCATCACCGAAATATTCCAGGCTGATACCCAGTGCGCCGTTTTCGTTAAACCATGCAGGCTCCCCGCTTCCCACAAGAAAAAATGCTTCCGCATATAGCGGGAAGTTTTCGGGAAGATACATGCCGACCCTTTCGAGCACATACTTGTTTATGTTGTCCTGGTTTTGGATCAGGGTGTTAATCACTTTCTTATAATAAGTCGGGTAGAGTGAAATACTTCCGAATCCGGAAAATGATTCCGGATTTAACCATTTATATAAGTTATATAACGGGTTTGGCGAAGCGGACAATTTAAGGTTATTGCTCAGCTTGGTGGAGTTTATGTCCTGTGTTCTCCGAGTTTCAAACAACATTCTGTAAGGTTGCGACCTGATTATCTGGTCGGCATTATCACTCTGCGTACCTCCGGATTCATAAAACGCGATCAGATCATCGATAGCGGAATAATTCATGTCCAGGCGAAGATTGCTGAATTCGGCATTTATCGGCTGCGGCAAATACTCCCTCTCTTTAAAAGAAGGGATCAATTCCGACATACTATTACGCAATCTCATTAGCTTAACCGCGGCTTCCAGTAAGCCGGCAAAATCTTCGGAAAAATTATAACTTCCAAAGTCTTGATCAATTTTTTCTACCCATAGTGTTTTGTATGGCGAATCGTCTTCGACAGCCGCGGAAGAGAGGTTTCTTAGGTCACTTAGATTATTTAGATATGAGAGTTCTCGGAAAAGCACCCTGGCTTCGATCAGTGTCAGACTATTTCTGACGTCCTCAAGTACCGGAGCCATTTCGCGGGCATTATTGATTGTTACATTCGTCAGGTCATCCCACCCCCACTGAGTGG is a window encoding:
- a CDS encoding tetratricopeptide repeat protein encodes the protein MYSAKNFHKSLAFVVILITFLFAKDGISQSDRYGMDFSTQWGWDDLTNVTINNAREMAPVLEDVRNSLTLIEARVLFRELSYLNNLSDLRNLSSAAVEDDSPYKTLWVEKIDQDFGSYNFSEDFAGLLEAAVKLMRLRNSMSELIPSFKEREYLPQPINAEFSNLRLDMNYSAIDDLIAFYESGGTQSDNADQIIRSQPYRMLFETRRTQDINSTKLSNNLKLSASPNPLYNLYKWLNPESFSGFGSISLYPTYYKKVINTLIQNQDNINKYVLERVGMYLPENFPLYAEAFFLVGSGEPAWFNENGALGISLEYFGDEYNYIVSYLIHEFYSLAEDNIQIPVYEFLLSGQDLKFMKLIRDVTRVGTSNYVGPIGTQNRPSDLLEKDFKIFNTTFNSLYNQGNLEQTDSLIRLGFEGVGPFYTMGTQMAYIIENTDGRKALIESIKMGPVYFFKNYIKAYEEYPDEIRKVFRFSNKIEEKIDKFSKIFNSDIMSEALLLKNLTATPSAMEDGINKYEKKFTNVNASLVNLIIAQLYLEAGEYEKARDYFFKGLGKTNIATSSEEIGKRFMIKKAYPQALEFFTLFIENFPNDPYAYEIRGECYYKFNDMENARKDFEKALEIEPELNVSRLYLEKIP
- the uvrB gene encoding excinuclease ABC subunit UvrB; amino-acid sequence: MKYKLVSKYKPTGDQPRAIKELTEGVERGDRYQTFLGVTGSGKTFSISNVIENVGKPVLVMSHNKTLAAQLYGEFKRFFPDNRVEFFISYYDYYQPEAYIPSSDTYIAKDLSINEEIDRLRLKATAAILEGRKDVIVISSVSCIYGIGAPEEYAEQVMVLKKGQRISRKKILNKLIDIHYVRNDYEFTRGTFRVRGDVIEVIPAYENDTGIRIELFDDEIEKISYINRDDGKVIGRDESVVLYPAKYFVTNEEKVDRAIGDIKMELAERINYFQSQEKFIEAQRIEQRTNFDIEMIKEVGYCTGIENYSRHMDGRPPGSRPACLFDYFPEDFLLVVDESHVTIPQIRGMYNGDRMRKKTLVEHGFRLPSALDNRPMTFEEWEGMVKQAIFVSATPGNYELDKTEGVIVEQIIRPTGLLDPEIQVRPVKNQIDDLINEIRQRSERGERVLVTTLTKRMSEDLTDYLLGIGIKVKYMHSEVDTLDRVDILRGLRLGDFDVLVGVNLLREGLDLPEVSLVAILDADKEGFLRSEKSLLQTAGRTARNVNGLVVMYADKVTESMDKVIRETARRRTIQEEYNIEHGIEPKTVYKTYEEIMSSTVVADSKGRYDKTMKSDPDRKSSLSILTAPVENKIGSHQRKELLDQLRKEMINAAKDLEFERAAELRDEIERLAGK